The genomic segment ATAACTCAGGTCAAGAAATGATTTTCAGAAACCGAGGGAATAAAGTGAATCAGTTGACTGAGACGGGGAACAGTGACACCAGGAGTTATCAGCACAGTTGCTGGCTAGACTATGCATGCAGGTCAAAGATCACTGCATCCAGGGTTTGGTTTTGAAACTGTTGACTTTTACAGATATGTACTTTATTTTTTACTGTACGACTTATAGACACAGGAACAGTCtatatagatagatatttttGTACAAGTAAGTCTATCTTTAAGTCTCTGTATTCTTGTGCCAAAGCCATTCCTAGCAATGCAGCTATAAATCACTGAAGGAAATTTTTAGAGCTAAACTTTGTATGTACTCACACAGAATTTCTGTCTTCCAGCAAAAAGGTTTGAAATTAAATTGATCAAATGCAGCCCAAGCCCCTGAAGTACAAAACATTTTACATGATCCCCAGTACAGGACTcaattttcttaaaataattgtCATGAGACCAATGGTGAGGaactaaaagaaagaaataaagatgagAAAATCACAAATACATTAAATGCAGTAACTTAGACTTATTTGGCcacataatgagaaacaaaagtTGCAGATTGTTACAGTTGATCcttcaaagtaaaataaagggaaaaatacAGTGGGAAGGAAGGGACCTTGTTGGCTGAATAAATTTATGGAAAGGTTTGGATGCAAtacaacatcattgtttagagttCCCACAGGCAGTCATAATAGGTGGGCTGCTATATGACTGTCAGTAGCAGtggaacaaaaaaaagagaggaaaaaaaatactttttaggCAGAATTCTATCTCCAATTTGCACTTGCTTAAGGAAAATCACAAACATCTTGGTGGCAACCCTCTGCTTATTGACAAGTACCTTGTTAATGAGCAGTAATTTGCTTCCAGGATCCATATGATTTTCCTCAAAATAatgtaaatcagcaataggatcTTAGCTTTTTGCTCCAATAAATCAGTCAATTTTATTGGTAATTCTGACATTTAAGGAGAGTGTCAAACTCTGCGCCATGCACAATGTTATAATAAGATTCTATCATGCACCTCAAGAGCCATTTTAAACACAGAAAAAATTCTTGCATCTTTCACCTCTTCATTGTAGAGTAGATGCTGTAACTCACTGATCATTTTAATTATCCATATCTATAATGTATATGCCATTCACCTTCTGGCCAGGACacttatttatataaaataattatgACAGTGAGGGTCATTCTATCAGTTTCCTAATAAATTTGTTCCTTTCACTGCAGCTGCATGATGAAGACCAACCAGGacaaaagtaagtgtgtgtgtctctgtgtgtgtgtgtctctctctctctctctgtgtctcctcAGTTAGATTCATATTCATCCTTGCCTGCattttaggttttgttttgtttttaagacaaTCAGAAGAAAATCATATGATTTCTCATGTCTCATTTAGCTTAGCTGCAAGGTAAACTTTCCTATGAGATATCTACCAGAATCCCACATCTGTCTGCTAAATTTGCTGGTTGTGCCTTGATGGCCAATAATGTCAGAAAATCAGCTGTGAGTTTTTGCTAAAGTGCTTTTGGGATAATCCAGGGATGTTTCTGTTGTGAAAGTAATGTTTAAATGAGTGGTAGTGATGGAGGACAGGGGAACAAACATGCTCTTGCACATCTGTTGTCCTCTCAGCAGGATTTATACAAAGGAACGTCCTCTGACATTGTGCTAATCATCTATAGTTGTTCACATTTTCTCCTTGTTAGTTTTATATGATGTACACTAAAGCACATGACATAGTCATTTCACAATATTTTTGAGATAATGACTAGGGAACAACAAGAAAATAATGTTTAACCTACCCTCCCTCCTGGAGTTTGTATATCACTCACAGATTTGCGGCACAAATCTGTAATCCCATATCCACAAAGGGAATAAATTCCCCCGAATTTACTGGGACATCCTTCAAAGTAAATATGAATAAGTCTGAGATGTAAACACACATGAAGTCTGCTTTTATGGTTGTTCATTCAGAAGCAAAACTCATCGTGCTCAAGACAAGCATGTGCAGAATCGCAGCCTAAGGCTGCAATCCAAGCCCATTTAACCAAAACCTTTTCAGGACCAACTTCTGAGTAGACCTCTATAGGATTATAGataaaaagaagagaacaaataaaaaagacaaaaacatggtggcacattaaaatcttttatattttaaggtgctctttcatggacaagtccacttcctcaaatacaagaaagaaagataatACTATAGCAAATATCTATCATGTATCACAACTGTTTCACCTTGTCAAAGGTGGAACAGTTGTGTATGAGTACAAAGTCACAGAGGGTGGTGATTTTGTGTGCTTCCTTGTTTTGAATGGTATTTGTGATAGCCCACATTCCATCTCTGTTAGTGGGGTGTCAGTGTAGAGTGTTTCAACATTCATTGTAGCTAGGATGGTGTCATCTGGGAGGTTGTGTGTGGATTGCAGTTTCCCTAGAAAGTCTGTGATATCTCTTACATAGCTCGGTGCATTGGTGGCATATGGTTTGAAGATGGAGTCCAAATATCCAGATGCCCAATTGACATGGTGTTGATGTTTGATACAATGGGTCTTTCAGGGTATCCtggtttttgtattttatgcAGTAGGTGGTTGGTTGAAGTTCTGATGGTGTTTTAGCCAGGATATGCTCACATATGTTTTCAGGGAAGTTTTTCATAAagttttgtaatttctttttatatttggtGGTTGGATCTGTGTGGTTAGGTGCTGGTAAAATCTAGAATTGGACAATTGTATATCAGGTTCTTGTGTGTAGCTTGATTTGACCATGACAACCACTGCACTGCACTTATCTGCTTCTTTGATGACTATGTTGAGATTGTTTCTGAGGCTGTGCATAGCATCACACTCTGTTCAGATGAGGTTATAGGTAAGTCATGTTACTTGTTGATTGCCTCAGCTCAGGCATGGTGCTGACAGCACTCAATATAAAAGCTCGGTTGTTTGTTTCAACCTTCTCTAGGAGTCCACGTAGAGGTGCTGAAAGGAGGGTGGATGTGGGTTAGTACATAATTCGTCCTTATGTTGTTAGGacatttcctcctcctgttttggAATGTGGGGCACAACTTGTATGTTGCTGTTCTGGTTGTTGACACAGTTATGGAAAAATTCTTGGAGTCATAGTCTGGAAAAAGGCTTCTAGGTTGCCGCAGAGCTGTATCAACTGTATGGGTTTGGTGGAAAGATCAACTCTTCTGCTTGGTTCAGTTTATGGCTAGATAGATTTATGATGTTGTTCTGTATGTGATTTTGTAAGTCCATAGTGCTCTTATTGAATGCCAAAAGCCCTCAATAACATTCATGTTATTCTACCATTGTTTTCCTATGCCAAAGATTCTTACATCCTTTATAGCACAAGCTTCAATGGAATATATCTGTACTGTATATCAAAAAGGGTGTCTCCCCACTCTTAAATATCCATTGACTTTCTCACCAACCAGCTATGGGCTCCGTATTTTGATACcatgtataaatataaaaaaaggagggatgtggtggtgctgcggattaaaccgcagaagcctctgtgctgcaaggtcagaagaccagctgtcgtaagatcgaatccacgtggcggagtgagctcctgtcacttgtcccagctcctgccaacctagcagttcgaaatcatggaaaaatacgagtagataaacaggtaccaccatggtgggaaggtcacaacgttctgtgtctagttgtgctggcctgtgaccacggaaactgtctacggacagatgctgactctacggcttggagacagggatgagcaccgcaccctagagtcggacacgactggactaaatgtcaaggggaacctttacctttactataaatatttgccatgttatatctcttTCTTATGCCTGAGaaggtggacttgtccatgaaagctcacattaacagttagtctttaaggtgccaccatgtctttttttgtcttttttatttgttatttgttattttatttatgttttgtttttacctatagtgcttgcacagactaacagggctacctcTATGGGATTGCACATGAATTGTTATTCAGAGAGTTTTGAATTCtgcctcatatgtctgaagaagtggatgaaGTTCtacaaaagtttacattaaaatactttataatagTCTTTAATGTGTCACAtttttggtcttttcttttttctttttctttttttcctgagttgACCACAAGAGGTCAGACTACTTCAACAGTTGAGTTAGAAGGAAAACATGACAGCCATAGAAACAATAGTGTTGGGGCCATCTTTGAAGACTTCTTAATTTCAATGTTAATGTTCATTAATTACAACCTGTTTCCTTAGAAACATGAAGAACGATAGGTAGGCCACATGTTTATATACAAAAAAGACAAGTTAATGAGGGTGATGATAATGTGACAGGGTAAAAATAGAATGACAGTTACATTGGAAAGTACTTTCAAAGTGGCAATGGCATGGTTAATATTGGTAGTGAGCATTCAAAATATTGATTGTATAAGTATCCTGTTAATAACAGATGAGATGCTCACTTTGTCTATCAGTTATACCAGTGGTAGTCTGTTGTCTTTAAAGTACAGATGGAGCATTTTCAAGAAGTTATGTTGAGGTTAGAGTGTTAAGAAAAACAGCTTTTTCAGCTGTAGCTACACACAAGACTGTTGATAAAACTAAACTAAAGTATTAATACATATAGTTGGCTTAGAATCTCTGGGTGTTATGTAATCCACCTGATATATATTAAACTTTATGGATATAGCTCAGTCCAGCAGTCTCTCTCATATCTTCCAGTTTAGTTCAGTTTCTGTAAAACAAATTACTTTCAGATCTGTAATTAAAACTGAATAGATCTGAGTGGTTTTTAATTAAGCTGTAATTTCTTATTTCAAATTTGTAGAGATATGTCCTACATAGAATGCAGAGGGGCACTGCTGACAAAGGATGGCGTAGATTTCATTCGCAGATGAGAAGGTTAATGGTGTCTTGGTGTTACGAGTAACATTGTGAGGGTCCATAATGGTGCTGCAGAGTAGATGTGAGAAAACAGTTGGCATCTAGGTTAGTTGCAGGGCTTTGTGTTTCAGTCTGTATCTGTGCTGTATGGCCTGTTATGTGTGAATAATTACAGTATATAAGAGCATGGATGCCTGTATAGTAAATGAATACAGGCCAATCACTGGGAGCCTTGGAGAGGGAAGTATTATAACTTAGCATGGGCTGGTGAGTGGTGTCACTTTCAATCTGTAGGATGAGttgtgttctttttccttttttggacccGAATCCTAGTagggatttttttgttgttgggtgCTTGTCTTATTTTAGCATACTGTTTTCTTAATCAATTTAAGCCCCATTCGGAACTCTGCAGATACCTTTAAAAGGGAGCATTTCACTTGTTCAGTAAGAATGCAGGGAAACAACTCAAAAACTACATAACTTGAatcagttaaaattaaaatgctacatattgGTTTTTTAGAAACGTAGACAGGCTCTTACTCTGTCACTctgggcttgtttgtttttacatcttTAGTGGTTATTGTAGTTTAAGATCAGGAGCATTTGAGAAAATGGCAGGCACCATGGTTTGTTGAATCTTCCACAGTACCTGTTGACAGGGACAGAGCAAactgacataggtgtgaagttgcctaTTCTTCTCCATGCTCCAAAAAGAACTCTGTTGGTGCAAAAGTTCCATTTACTTAAGTTCTCTTTGGTTCTACTCTGGTTAGTAGCCTATTACTGGGATGCCCATTACTGAAGTCTGCCTGTCTCTGCTATttcccaaatttaaaaaatgatggtgGTCAGCCAAAAAGTACtcagttgctgaaatcctgtttactgcagtaagtcagaactagaataggcccattgagttAGTGAGAATTTGCAAGTCATCTGCTCCATAAGGTCCAGTGATCCAAGAAGccttgcaacttactacacaaaacaacagaattttagccttTGAGTGCATTCATAAAATGTGGAATTGTTTAATACATTTCTTGAATAATCCATATCTTCATTTTGCCCCTGAGGACCTCCCAGGGCTACATGTTGGAATGGAAGCTGCTTCTTATGAATGGCATTGCTCTAATGAGACTGTAAATATTtctgcttgttttaaaatatgtctttAGCATGTTCATCTTAGAATCTTACTTCAGCTTTCAACTTTAAAATACACAACCTACATAATCAATCAATGCTAAATGACCTCAGTGAATGAGTTTGGTCATTCAAAATGACATAATTGTCAAATCTTGAAGTATAAACGGCAGCAGTACGTAAGAACagtcttctgcttctctgtatCATGATTTGCTGAAAATGAGAAGTAAGAAATTAAAAGTCCAGTTCTGTACATATCTGATAAGAAGTAATGAGTTAAGAGAAACCTACTCCGATGCTGAGGAATGAGCAAAATTGTATGGAGGAAAAAGTGGGGGAACAGAGGGGGAATATAAGTACTGTCTTTATAGGTATGTGTCTGCCTTTGAGAATACTGATCAAAGTGGCAACCAGATTCAGGTAGTGAGTGCATCAAACCCGAGGGATGTTAAATTAAAGATCAAGCCTTGGCCGGTATTGTCCACTGCAGAGCAATCAAGTTGTAGGTCAAGAGGGTGCAGCCACTCATCAACCACTCCTTTTTACCTACTGCCGATGTCATGTGCTGTTTACTTCCCTATAGCCAACCCAGAATAAAGGTGGTGTATTTTATCTTTAGGCCATCTTTGTCAGATGTACTGACTCTGTGACGCACAAATATAGACCTTGACCTGATTGCAGATATCACTTGTACAGTACACCCCCTAGCAGTGACTTAGCAAGGACAGAAGGAGTGGAGTTTGATAAATTAATGTCATCTTGGCACCTTCCACTTTGAGACGAAGTGATTCAAAAGGAGCTTAAGCTGCACAATAGAGCAAGGACATCTATGTGAGGTGTAGAGCCTCGTGGcccagtggttaaaacgctgtactgcagctaaaactgtgctcacgacctggggttcaaatcccaggtagccggctcaaggttgattcagccttccatccttctgaggttggtaaaatgagtacccagcttgctgggggggcaatgtgtagcctgtataattaaaaattgtaaaccgcccagaaagtgcttgtaGCGcaatggggcgatatataagtccaataaataaataaataaataaatagagtgaGCAAGCTACAGAGCCAATAGTTAGCATCCTCAACCTACCACAGGCTACACCAGACCCTCAAAATGAAAATGGAAGTGACTGGAAGTTCACTTTTGATTTTGGAAAAAACCCTTTGTCATGGGAGTGCTGCATAAATGGATGAGGGGACGTGTGTGGCCCACACGTCATACTCATCTCAGTGTGGTCTGGTGGTTAGTGTGCTGGATTGGAAGCCGTAAAATCCACTTTCTAATCCCCAGTGACCTTTGACAGTCATTgtatgaccttgggccagtcactctttTCCAATTTGAGTTACAGTACTTCAAAAGGTTGTTACAAGGATATAATGGAGAACCAAGAAGAAACAAGCAGAAtctaaacataaaaaaataaatcaaagcctTGGAGAATGAACTTTGCAACCCAGAATACCACCTGTTCTGTGTAGCCTCTCACCAGCTTGAATGTCCTTTTGTTCTACTATTTCTGGAAGAGACAGAAAAATCAATGCTAACCTGTGAGCTATGAACCAATGAAGACAGGACCTTTTACTGTTGATGCTTCCTTGTTCATGAAAGAAGGCTAAGCTGGTGGGCCTCCATGGTTTTGTGCAGGACAGAAAAGCCCAGCTTCgtatcatttgtttgtttctaagagctaaaatttgacaaattaagatttttttaaaaacccaaatgtCAGCAAAAGTAAAACAGAGATTTATCCATTCAGGCAAAAGTCTTTGAGTACTTGGCTCTTAAAAACCTAGCTTAAGTATTTGTCTGTTGCGACATGTTAGTGGTGCTAAATGggccggcccctagagtcgaacacgactggattaaatatcaaggggaacctttaccttctacTTCAGCCACTTGAATTAGTCTTtcacaggaagaaagaaaggcttGTAGTAAGTAGAatgagcagcagcagccgccaaCAATGCATATCCATGTAAGCGTCATATGCTACTAATACAGGCTGGCCTTGATGCTCACACCTGCTTACAATGGCATAACACAACGGGTGTAACGTTTGGAGGCAAACTGCTTTAATTTAAGATTATCTTTCTCATGCTAAGTTTTGTATCTCAGtctgcaactgataatgtctatggtgatttcttaacttgaggccgTTTGCTTCCAAAAATTAGGCTATTTGTGTATCTATGTACAAGCATTTTGGCCTCCACTTTTGTTGGGCTGTAACTCATAGTATCCCTGGCCTACAAAGTAAATGGTGCTGGCTTttgcagcatctggagggccacagctgcTACACTCTATGCCAAAGAATCATGAGTTCTTTGTTCTAATATGAAAGACTATCAAACcagtgttttttctttaaaatgtttcattagaAAACCAAAACAGGTTCTATCCTTCACTAACAGGCAAACATACTTGGAGCGTTTTTTGTCCATTATACTTACATTTTATTGCATATTTCCTTTTCATATAGGTACTTAGACTTAAGAAACTGAGAGAGTGATTACAAGGGCTCTTTAGCTTCCTCCCAGGAGCATAGCAGGTGCACTCTTAAAGATGTGATCAGACGGCATCTTTGCTAGAATATGCCAGCCTGCCTCCAAAGCCTTCCTATCTGCGTCTTTCTGGCTCCTGTCAAGTGGCTTATATTTTTCTGTTGTGGGTAGGATCTCTTTGTTCCAACATTTATttactggttttattttttaaaaaatttttgtaGCACCCATCTGGCTAAAGGAACACAACAAAACCTAACTTAAACATTCAGAATAAACACAAAACAGACAATACATTTAGAAATACATAAAGGCCAACTTCCCCTCTAACTTAGTAGCCATTCAGCCCTGCAGCACTGCATCGGTGGTGCTCACCCACAGCCAATGTTGCTGCCTATTTGGTTCTGGTTACAACTGGAACCCCATGCATGAAGGGTGCGGCCCATGCCCAGCactggcagaaaattagagggaacattggtaaAGATATTTAAAAGTAGGTGGTAATATCACAATCTCTTGGTGTTTCCACATCATTAGATGCTGCAGGGAGGGAAATGTATGACTTAATAATGCTAACTCATATGGTAATTgttctcacatttttttaaagactggaaAAGCACTTGACATTTGGAATGCCATGTTAGGGAAGTAGCAGCATATCTCATGTCATGTGGAGGTCTACCCATAGTGGACAAGCTGACTTGTTGTTTAAGGGGTTTAGATTGTCCAACGACTTCTTCTGTTGTCTAATATTCATCCCGTGGAGCACAAAGGAGTTTTTCCATCTCATTTGAACCGTGTGTTAAAAGACACTTTCATGCCTTTGCAAACTAGGCCTGAGAACATCCATCCCTTCCACGTGTCCACTTGACATGGATCTTGCCGACACCGTCCTGGCAGAGAACACGCTCCCCCTTCTGTTTTCCAAAGTGTCACTGATTGACACCTTCTGGCCTATCACCTGCTTGAACTTCTTATAAAATTCTGTGGATGCAAAATAGTAAATGAACGGATCTATGCAGTTATTGAGGCAGCTAAGACACAGGGTGAGTTTGTAAATGTGATAGAACCCTTCCTTCCCTCGGAGACGGCTGACTATGTGCCCCAGCAGGACAAAGTTGTTGGGAGCAAAACAGATGACGAAAACCAAGACGACTATTATGGCCAAGGAGATCGAACGGGTCTTCTGCCCATTGCCTTGTTGGTTAGAAGCTTGGATGAGTTTCCGAATGATACAGATGTAGCAGGCAACTGTCACTATGAAGGgaatcaaaaagaagaaaataaatggcaTTAAGAGGAAAGCTGCCCATGCCTCTATAGTGGGAAGCATTTCCCATTTAAGGACATCAAAACAAGTCGTAATTTCCAATTCTTTCACTTCATAAGTCAGGTCTGTTGCGGCCAGTGGCCACAGGGATAATAGTATAAGAAGCCACATTACAAGGCAGATGGCAACTGCATatctttttcttctccatttgTAGAACTTCATTGGATAGACGACTCCTAGGTAGCGGTCAAAACTGATGCAGGTCATAGTAACCAGGGAGGAATACGTGTTGGCGTAAAACATCACGGTGACAAAGCTACAGAGGTCCTTGCTGTAAGTCCAGTGGTTCTGCCGAGCATGATACATGATCTGGAAAGGGAGGCAGGAGGCCAACGCAAGGTCTGTGAGGCTAAGATTAATCATGAAGATCACCGATGGTACTTTGGGCTTGATGTGAAAAAACAGAACCCAAAGGGAGAACGTATTTCCAGGAATGCTGATAAGCGCTATCAACCCATAAACAAATGGCAATGTCATCATAATGGCTGGATTCCTGAGCATGTCCAGTGTTGCATTATCCAATCTTgacacatttttatacattttgtaTATGTGATTCCTTGGCACTTGAAAGTCTGTAAGCTTGAACCATGAAGCTTAGATCTGTATCCTAGAAAATGagtagagggaaaaaaaacagatgagtaaaataaataaataaaacagatgacAATAATTATGTTgacatttttaattcatttattttattgcagttgTGCAAGCCCTCCTCAGAAGAAGGCACATTTAATAATAAGCATTAtagcttttttcctttcctttgcctaTCACTCGTTTTTCTTCCAAATATCTGAATGTATAGATCAGTGTTCTGCATTCTggcaccttccagatgtgttCAATTATTTAGTGCTCATTCTGTCTAAGGATGTGAATTGTAAggtaaaaacatctggaggacattaGGCTGGATAGGGGTGACAAGTATTCAGCTGACTAGATAAAGAAAATtagtaaaataaattattttactttattaatGTAGTATATATTGAAATATTGAACATGATTATTCCagtatgaatacaaatacagtaatacTTAATTGGTAGTGTGATGTACCAGGTCTGTATATCAGAGGTAATACAATATGATGGAGGATTTACTATTTTATTATGGTTTTGCTATTACTAATAAATCATTCCTGTAATTTGAAGGTCAGATGTATGTGTGCTCAAACAGATATTTACCATAAACTGGCCCATTCACTATAAAGAATGAGGAAGTTGTTTCAGATAAAGGTGGgattctgtgtgtgcatgtgaatgtATGCGTATGTTTTGtcctatttaaaaataatttcatacTGGCTTTCAATTGTGGATTTCCAGAGCAGCTTACTTCATATTATGAAGCAATTATCtttatgtataaaaataaaaagagaaaaaaatgagtgAGATAGAGTCTGCCTCTCTCCGTCTCAACTTCTACCATAGTTCTTAGCCTGTGAAATTTGAAAGTCTTAAAATTTGAAAGTTGCCCTACAGAATAAGGGGTGTAACATCagagttattttgtttttaaaacatataccgtatctgggttttttaaaaaaatatttatctatGTAGGTATGAACTACATTTATGTTCTGCCACTAGACAGTACGCCAAAAGCAGATTACAGTCTTCacacaagaatgaaaaaaaaataaagccaaatttAGCTACACAATCATAAAATCAAGTAATCCAAACCTACTGTAAAACTGTTAAAATCAACTAAATGCATAAAATCTTTAAAATCAATGAAGGGTtgagtaaaaaaacaacacagcaaagtATGGTAACTATTGTATGCCAGtctaaaaagatatatttttgcaTGAATCAGAGTGGAAACTGATTGCAGTCTGAAGGGAGTACAGTATACAATATTCCACCATTTGGGAGCCACAGATACAATTGTCATAAAATATGAATGTTTCTCTAACCTGAACATTGAGCCACTGGGTGGCAGAGAGGAGCTTGGATCTCTGTAATGACACTAGGAGTTCGTGCTACTTTCCCACCATATGAATTTTGAGTTGTTTCAGCAAATACATAGTGATTTACAGAGAGAAATCAAAGTGCTGTATAGATATAATTtatttgttgatatttattcactCTTTCGATATGTGTTGTATTAGGAGCAGTACTAAGTTTAAGAAACATGCAGTCTACTTTCCCAAGGTTTTCTTTGGTTTACTGTCAGTGCTGCAAAAGACTTGGCCTTTAGTCAGATAAAGGTGATTGTTTCTCAAGGAAGTTACAAATGGTTTGGTGGACATCAATGATGTTTGATCAATGCTTTAAAAGACCCTGGAGTTGATCTACAGATTTTTAGCagagttattttgtttttaaaacatatatctgggtttttttaaaaaaatatttacagtatCTATGTAGCTAGAGTTGATCTACAGATTGTTAGCAGATTGCCGCATTCTACTGTTTCATTTTGAAGCATTCCTAGGCACCGAGGGAAaataaatgctattttatttaattaattaatttgatatatataccgcccatctggcagccaaggccatcctgggcagtttacaatgagTAACATAAAACGACAAAGTAACAAAATTGCAAATAACAACAGGGGAGGTAAGGAAGATAATGGAGAGATG from the Pogona vitticeps strain Pit_001003342236 chromosome 3, PviZW2.1, whole genome shotgun sequence genome contains:
- the P2RY8 gene encoding S-geranylgeranyl-glutathione receptor P2RY8 → MYKNVSRLDNATLDMLRNPAIMMTLPFVYGLIALISIPGNTFSLWVLFFHIKPKVPSVIFMINLSLTDLALASCLPFQIMYHARQNHWTYSKDLCSFVTVMFYANTYSSLVTMTCISFDRYLGVVYPMKFYKWRRKRYAVAICLVMWLLILLSLWPLAATDLTYEVKELEITTCFDVLKWEMLPTIEAWAAFLLMPFIFFFLIPFIVTVACYICIIRKLIQASNQQGNGQKTRSISLAIIVVLVFVICFAPNNFVLLGHIVSRLRGKEGFYHIYKLTLCLSCLNNCIDPFIYYFASTEFYKKFKQVIGQKVSISDTLENRRGSVFSARTVSARSMSSGHVEGMDVLRPSLQRHESVF